GGCGTTGATTTCATCGCGGGTGGGCAGGCCGGCGGCGGCCGGCTGGTTTTCATACAGCGCCCACATCGACATCACGAAGCCGGGCGTGCAGAAGCCGCATTGCGAACCGTGGCAGTCGACCATGGCCTGCTGCACGGGGTGCAGCGCGCCGTCGGCGGCGCGCAGGTCTTCGACGGTGAAGAGCGCTTTGCCGTCCAGCGTGGGCAGGAACTGGATGCAGGCATTGACCGCTTTCAGCGCGAGGCCGCCATGCGCGTCCAGTTCGCCGATGACGACCGTGCAGGCGCCGCAATCGCCTTCCGCACAGCCTTCCTTGGTGCCGGTGCAATGCAGATCCTCGCGCAGATGCTGCAGCACGGTGCGCGACGCAGGCACGCCCGCGACCTCACGGACGGACCCCTGGTGATAAAAGCGGATGGTTTGCGTTGTCATGGCGAATCCGAAAGACAGTGCGGACCGGGCGCGCGTTACGCATGGGGTCGCGCCAAAGCCGGCCTCGCGCACGTAGATCGCCATCCAGTTCCGAAGATAGCATTACCTTGTCTCAAAAATATTTCCCGTGTCGCATGAAGCTTATTCGGAAGCGATCATGAGATAAGTACGATTCGCGTTAAGGCGGGAAGTTGCGTGAAACGGGGCGGAGGGCGGAAAACCAGGCGTGGTGGGGTGCTGCGGGGAAAATGGGCGGTCGGTCAGACCGCAAAACGGCGGGGATTGTGGACAAGAAGCGCCGGATTTCGGACCGCCGCCCGTGGCGGCACGAATCCGACGCGATTCAGGGTGGCAAAAGCGGCGCGACAAAGCCCGGTTAGGCGATCCGCCGACGGTTGCGCAGCAGGCTCAGCGCCAACGGGATGAAAGCGATCACGAATGCCACCAGCGACCATTGCGGCAGCGTCAGACCCAGAATCGGCGGATAGGCCGTTTCGCACAGCCCGGCGACCTTGAACACGCCCGGCAGCCAATGCGCGGGCGGCAAGCTGTCGACCAGCGGCTGCAGCGCGTCGAAGCCGCAGCTAAAGCCCGGATTCGCCTGAACATACACGTGGCGCGCCGCCGTCACGATGCCGGCCAGCGCCGACAAGGCCGCGAGCACTTCCAGCAGACGCACGCCGCGCCAGCTGTTAAACCGCGCGCCGAGGAACGCGAAGATTGCAATCAGCAGGAAGAAATACCGCTGGATGATGCACAACGGGCACGGGTCTTCGTGCAGAAAATACTGCAGATACAGCGCGCCGCCCACGAGGGCAACGCAGATCAGGCCAAGCAGAACCAGCAGGGAGCGCTCGCGGCGCAGCATTGCAGTGTCGTTATTCATGGATCGTGTGGCTGTCTGGAAACGGAAAGGGCGGGTGCCCGCGATTCTAGCGCGAACCCCCGCCCCCAGCTTATCCTGCTTTTACGAGGTATTTCCTGTCAGCGAATCGCCTTGAGCACCGCTTCGGCGCCGCGGCCGATGGCCAGCAGGGCGTCGTCGGCGTGGGGCGCGCCGGCGAGCATCAGGCCGACCGGTGCGTCGCCGCGCAGATGGCAAGGCAGCGACAGCGCGCAGGTATCGAGGAAGTTGAACACGCTCGGGTTGCGCAGGATCAGCGCGTTGGTGCGGCCAAAGGCGTCGTCGTCGGCCAGTTCGGCGACGCGCGGCGGCACCACCGGCACCGTGGGCGCCACCACCGCGTCGAACCGCTGCCACAGCGTGCGGGCAGCTTCGGCGAGCATCGCCTCGCGTTCGGCGAGCAGGTCCAGATAGTCGGCGGCGCTGGCCGGCTGGCCCTTCAGAATGCGCACCAGCACGCGCGGATCATATTGGTCGCGATGTTTTTCCAGCAACGGACGATGCCACGCATACGCCTCGATCGGCGAGAACCCGAAGCGGTTGATCTCGGGCAAACGGTCGAGCGGCGCGAAAC
The nucleotide sequence above comes from Paraburkholderia sp. FT54. Encoded proteins:
- a CDS encoding disulfide bond formation protein B; protein product: MNNDTAMLRRERSLLVLLGLICVALVGGALYLQYFLHEDPCPLCIIQRYFFLLIAIFAFLGARFNSWRGVRLLEVLAALSALAGIVTAARHVYVQANPGFSCGFDALQPLVDSLPPAHWLPGVFKVAGLCETAYPPILGLTLPQWSLVAFVIAFIPLALSLLRNRRRIA